A section of the Primulina eburnea isolate SZY01 chromosome 1, ASM2296580v1, whole genome shotgun sequence genome encodes:
- the LOC140832741 gene encoding glyoxylate/hydroxypyruvate/pyruvate reductase 2KGR-like — MATKLEDVGVLMTSPMSSYLEQELNNRFKLFKLWESPSETQFLDCYADSILAVVGDTKIGADAELIESLPHLRIVATYSVGLDKIDLDKCREKGIRVANTPDVLTDDVSDTAIGLALATLRKICACDGFVRSGLWKNGDFQLCSKFSGKSVGIIGLGRIGSAIAKRAEAFGCTIGYNSRSKKHNINYTYYSNVVDLAANCQILIASCALTEETRHIVNRDVIGALGPKGILINIGRGALVDEPELISALLEDRLAGAGLDVFENEPLVPEALLGLDNVVLLSHVGSDTVETTKAMADLVVANLEAYFINKPLLTPVV, encoded by the exons ATGGCGACGAAATTGGAGGACGTTGGCGTGCTAATGACCAGTCCAATGTCCAGTTACCTCGAGCAAGAACTCAACAACCGATTCAAACTCTTTAAACTCTGGGAATCTCCTTCCGAAACCCAATTCTTGGATTGCTACGCCGACTCAATTTTGGCTGTTGTGGGGGACACCAAAATCGGTGCCGATGCGGAGCTAATCGAATCGCTTCCCCATTTGAGAATCGTGGCGACGTACAGTGTGGGATTGGATAAGATCGATTTGGATAAGTGCAGGGAGAAGGGCATCAGAGTAGCGAATACTCCTGACGTGCTCACTGATGATGTGTCGGACACAGCGATTGGGTTGGCATTGGCGACTTTGCGGAAGATTTGTGCTTGTGATGGGTTTGTGAGAAGTGGGCTGTGGAAAAATGGAGATTTTCAGCTGTGTTCTAAG TTCAGTGGTAAATCAGTAGGCATAATTGGATTGGGCAGGATTGGTTCAGCAATAGCCAAGAGAGCTGAAGCATTTGGCTGCACCATTGGTTACAACTCCAGATCCAAGAAACATAATATCAACTATACATACTACTCAAATGTTGTCGATTTGGCTGCAAATTGCCAAATCCTGATCGCCTCGTGTGCCTTGACAGAAGAAACACGGCACATTGTGAACCGGGATGTTATTGGTGCATTAGGACCAAAAGggattctgatcaatatcggaAGAGGGGCACTGGTTGACGAACCAGAGCTCATTTCTGCGTTGCTCGAAGACCGGTTAGCTGGGGCAGGGCTTGATGTTTTTGAGAATGAACCTCTGGTACCCGAGGCACTTCTTGGACTTGACAATGTTGTATTGCTGTCTCACGTTGGGAGCGACACTGTCGAAACCACCAAAGCCATGGCTGACCTTGTTGTTGCAAACTTGGAGGCATATTTTATTAACAAACCATTGCTAACACCTGTGGTTTGA
- the LOC140832718 gene encoding probable plastidic glucose transporter 3: MRGRHTDIFTMHKRVSSKERLNFLEKDENLEQSHNGVWKDIGNPSWKRPLPYVVVASLSSFLFGYHLGVVNDTLESISLDLGFSGSTLAEGLVVSTCLGGAFIGSMFSGLIADGLGRRRSFQLCALPMIIGSSTSATTSSLGGMLLGRFLVGTGMGVGPPVVAMYVSEVSPAFVRGTYGSFTQIATCLGLMTAFFIGIPAKSVLGWWRVCFWISAIPAVLLAFLMEFSAESPHWLLKRGKIADTEEELERLFGASHVKPAMAELCKSGRGDDMDTLKISELIHGRHFKVVFLGSVLFALQQLSGINAVFYFSSTVFRSAGVSSDIGNICVGVVNLSGSIVAMILMDRLGRKVLLIWSFLGMALAMCFQVIAASGFLQGSGNMYLSVAGMLLFVATFSLGAGPVPGLLLSEIFPGRIRATAMAICMAVHWVINFFVGLLFLHLLEILGPKTLYTMFATVCLMAVVFVKKNVVETKGKSLQEIEMALLPVD, encoded by the exons ATGCGAGGGCGCCATACAGACATCTTCACGATGCACAAGCGTGTATCGTCAAAAGAACGTCTCAATTTTCTCGAGAAAGATGAAAATTTAG AGCAGTCACACAATGGTGTGTGGAAAGATATTGGAAACCCTTCCTGGAAGCGGCCCTTGCCATATGTTGTGGTGGCAAGTCTATCATCATTTTTGTTTGGCTACCATCTTGG GGTGGTGAATGACACATTGGAGAGCATTTCATTGGATCTTGGTTTCAGTGGTAGCACGTTGGCTGAAG GTCTGGTAGTGAGTACATGTCTAGGAGGTGCCTTTATTGGATCAATGTTCAGTGGTTTGATTGCTGATGGACTTGGTCGTAGAAGATCATTTCAATTATGTGCTTTACCGATGATTATTGGTTCTTCCACAAG TGCCACAACAAGTAGCCTAGGAGGTATGCTCCTAGGAAGGTTTTTGGTTGGAACTGGTATGGGTGTTGGTCCTCCCGTTGTAGCAATGTATGTATCAGAG GTTTCTCCAGCTTTTGTGAGGGGTACATACGGAAGCTTCACTCAGATTGCAACATGCCTTGGACTTATGACGGCATTCTTCATAGGGATTCCAGCAAAAAGTGTTCTTGGCTG GTGGAGAGTATGCTTCTGGATCTCTGCTATTCCTGCTGTGCTATTAGCTTTTTTGATGGAGTTCTCTGCTGAGTCTCCTCATTGGCTTTTGAAG AGAGGAAAAATAGCGGACACTGAAGAAGAACTCGAGAGGCTTTTTGGGGCTTCACATGTTAAACCTGCAATGGCAGAATTGTGCAAGTCAGGCAGAGGTGATGACATGGATACATTAAAAATTTCTGAGTTGATTCACGGTCGTCATTTTAAAG TGGTATTCCTTGGGTCTGTCCTATTTGCTTTACAACAATTGTCGGGCATAAATGCCGTGTTCTACTTCTCATCAACTGTCTTCAGAAGTGCTGGAGTGTCCTCAGATATCGGAAATATATGCGTAGGTGTGGTAAATTTATCAG GATCTATTGTTGCAATGATTTTGATGGATAGATTAGGAAGGAAGGTGCTTTTGATTTGGAGTTTCTTGGGCATG GCATTGGCTATGTGTTTTCAAGTCATAGCAGCTAGTGGATTTTTACAAGGCTCAGGAAATATGTATCTTTCTGTTGCCGGCATGCTGCT GTTCGTCGCGACTTTTTCCTTGGGCGCTGGACCTGTGCCTGGCCTCCTCCTTTCAGAGATTTTCCCAGGCCGAATTAGGGCAACTGCAATGGCTATTTGCATGGCCGTACATTGG gtgataaatttttttgttggttTGCTATTTCTTCATCTGCTGGAGATTCTGGGGCCAAAAACTTTGTATACAATGTTTGCTACCGTTTGCTTGATGGCAGTtgtctttgtaaagaagaacgTGGTGGAAACCAAAGGAAAGTCATTACAAGAAATTGAAATGGCACTTCTTCCTGTTGATTAA
- the LOC140832731 gene encoding rop guanine nucleotide exchange factor 12-like, translated as MVRAALEEEKEMYVNRLGYFKGMHENGGGKARSLVLDQNSGSLSPSDQERMTSRSHASAPLHDSQALEQARIGSELNRTENIKSRFAADGSVAKEGHHSDMELMKEKFAKLLLGEDMSGGGKGVSSALALSNAITNLAASVFGEQKRLEPMLPDTKARWRKEIDWLLSVTDHIVELVPSKQRSKDGTSMEIMVTKQRNDIQMNIPALRKLDAMLLDCLDNFKEQNEFWYVTKGDEDSQKGKNMRNDEKWWIPVPKVPTDGLSEVTRKWLQYQKDSVNQVLKAAMAINAQVLSEMEIPENYIESLPKNGRACLGDLIYKGITDDHFDPDYFLSSLDLSTEHKILDLKNRIEASVVIWKRKMTAKDSKSSWGSGVSMEKRELFEERAETILLILKHRFPGISQSSLDISKIQYSKDVGHAILESYSRIIESLAYTVMSRIDDVMHADSLARNPSGETRSPLKDQCPLKVSEKFPNANEELDKLNSLEKPTSMTLLDFMGWTLDPGDSEAKKDSNDDSCGDTDTKFLGKPANIVTDKKMSYIEKLEILGGSRSPTARH; from the exons atgGTTCGGGCCGCTTTGGAGGAGGAAAAGGAAATGTACGTGAACAGGTTGGGGTATTTCAAAGGAATGCATGAAAATGGAGGGGGGAAAGCCAGGAGTTTGGTTCTTGATCAAAACAGCGGCTCTTTGTCGCCGTCGGATCAGGAAAGGATGACGTCGAGAAGCCATGCGTCCGCCCCTTTACATGATAGTCAAGCATTGGAACAGGCGAGGATTGGGTCTGAGCTTAATCGGACGGAGAATATCAAGTCCCGGTTTGCCGCTGATGGAAGTGTGGCGAAAGAGGGACATCATTCAG ATATGGAATTGATGAAGGAGAAGTTTGCGAAGTTGCTTCTTGGTGAGGATATGTCAGGTGGAGGGAAGGGCGTTTCATCAGCTTTGGCATTGTCAAATGCCATCACAAATCTAGCTG CTTCTGTGTTTGGAGAGCAAAAGAGATTAGAGCCAATGTTACCAGATACCAAGGCAAGATGGAGAAAGGAGATTGATTGGCTATTATCTGTAACAGATCATATCGTCGAACTTGTTCCCTCAAAACAAAGATCAAAAGATGGAACCTCTATGGAG ATTATGGTGACAAAACAGAGAAATGATATCCAAATGAACATACCGGCCTTACGCAAGCTTGATGCAATGCTACTT GATTGTTTGGACAACTTCAAGGAGCAAAATGAGTTTTGGTATGTAACAAAGGGCGATGAAGATTCCCAGAAGGGAAAGAACATGAGAAACGATGAGAAGTGGTGGATTCCAGTTCCTAAAGTTCCCACAGATGGCTTATCTGAAGTTACAAGAAAATGGCTACAGTATCAGAAGGATTCTGTAAACCAAGTGTTGAAAGCTGCAATGGCCATAAATGCTCAAGTTTTATCAGAAATGGAAATACCCGAAAACTACATTGAATCTCTTCCTAAG AATGGGAGAGCATGCCTTGGAGACTTGATCTACAAGGGAATCACTGATGACCATTTTGATCCGGACTATTTTCTTTCATCTCTGGATTTGTCAACGGAACACAAGATTCTTGACCTCAAGAACAGGATTGAGGCCTCAGTGGTGATATGGAAACGGAAGATGACGGCTAAAGACAGCAAGTCTTCGTGGGGTTCTGGTGTAAGTATGGAGAAAAGGGAACTTTTTGAAGAGAGAGCCGAGACGATTCTTCTAATTCTAAAGCATCGTTTCCCCGGAATTTCTCAATCTTCTCTAGATATCAGCAAAATCCAGTACAGCAAA GATGTGGGACATGCGATTCTTGAAAGCTACTCGAGAATCATCGAAAGCCTGGCGTACACCGTAATGTCTAGGATCGATGACGTAATGCACGCAGACTCACTTGCAAGAAATCCCTCTGGGGAGACGAGGTCGCCTTTAAAAGATCAATGCCCTCTCAAAGTATCAGAGAAATTTCCCAACGCCAACGAGGAACTCGATAAGCTTAATTCATTGGAAAAACCAACTTCAATGACATTGTTGGATTTCATGGGATGGACTTTAGATCCAGGAGATTCAGAAGCGAAGAAGGACTCGAATGATGATAGTTGTGGAGACACAGATACAAAGTTCCTCGGTAAACCGGCTAACATTGTAACAGACAagaaaatgtcatacatagagaAGCTAGAGATCTTAGGTGGTTCGAGAAGTCCAACAGCGCGACACTAA
- the LOC140832751 gene encoding uncharacterized protein — MLEGKGLIQDTDMPLKMQIQAMDFASQALDLYDVVDCKSIAAHIKKEFDNRHGNGWQCVVGSNFGCFFTHKKGSFIYFTLESLKFLIFKVSSSPPSSP, encoded by the exons ATGTTAGAAGGGAAAGGTTTGATACAGGATACAGATATGCCATTGAAGATGCAGATCCAAGCAATGGATTTTGCTTCCCAGGCTCTGGATCTGTATGATGTCGTTGATTGCAAATCAATTGCTGCCCACATCAAGAAG GAGTTTGACAATAGGCATGGGAATGGATGGCAATGTGTGGTGGGATCAAACTTTGGGTGTTTTTTCACACACAAGAAAGGGAGTTTCATATATTTTACACTTGAATCTCTCAAGTTTCTCATCTTCAAAGTTTCTTCCTCTCCCCCATCTTCTCCTTGA